From one Leptospira stimsonii genomic stretch:
- a CDS encoding efflux RND transporter permease subunit, giving the protein MNIAQLSIKRPIFISSIVLLMLLTGWVALGRMGVDLFPDVNIPVVSVTTIYPGAGPEEIEELVSKPMEEELSSISGLKKISSRNQEGVSVVFGEFTLDTDIKYAEQQFRDKVGLVKPKLPTGIREPKVVRFDPADQPIIRLAVFAELDQAQLYDLAKETIKSRLEQVQGVGSVKIVGGTRREIQIELDRNKLSSYQMPMVVIANRLKSAGLNVPVGKFETGSKETSYRTLGRYESLSQIENTIVSFGGEVGNAVLIKQLGTVRDGTEDEETIGYLWASKDDVEEEKSSFFAKIGNFFKGKKEVSEIPKEIKPALFIDVYKQSGGNTVAVADEVLKRIGKLNDGIKDMEGKPKIRLIRDGSKWIRYNVEDVTEAIVIGMLLAVITVYFFLGNFRSTVITGLALPNSMLGAFVLMWVMGFTINVMTLLALSLAVGLLVDDAIVVRENIFRKLEEGMGVLEASEKGTTEVTLAVIGTSLTVIAVFLPVGFLSGIVGQFFKQFGLTVVFAMLISLFDGLAVAPMLSAYFAGKIDHHAKKNKAVEAFDKFQTWLEKQYGRIMRVALKRPGLVLLGALGIFILSIFSLKFVKSTFLPANDQGEFLVTLDLPPGTSLQGTKLVADQVLDVIKKIPEMDMVAVTIGKPDGGEPNAATLAVALVNSKKRKRTTTQVKDDIREILKAFTYARPAVSDYSAVGGGIQYPFQLVIKGENLAEMEVYSKKVVQRLKSISDLADLDTDYRAGKPEYQIHLDNMRMQLVGVLPGVAGSELRYQIAGDEVSKFYDKGIEYEVRMRLQPDQRNLRMAYGQTKVPNIANKLIPLSAISTGKETAGPSRINRIDRARTIVVNANLAPGGAVQDATRMADEIIKKELPPPPGIRYNFQGQSEDFKELLANIVLAFGLALVFIYLVLASLYESFITPVTILFAIPPAISGAFFALALTNEMLNLFSMIGLILLMGLVAKNSILLVDYAMQAMRDEGLSRDEAIYQAGLVRLRPILMTSLAMIMGTVPIALGFGEAAKSRTAMGIAIIGGLILSTVVTLVVVPSIFGFIDRFREWIESKFRPDYDMNASLVHPASHPSNGQMAYEKELLLAQEESFPKKAASKKPKK; this is encoded by the coding sequence ATGAATATCGCCCAGCTTTCGATCAAACGACCTATTTTTATTTCGAGTATCGTTCTTCTTATGCTTCTCACCGGCTGGGTGGCGTTGGGAAGAATGGGAGTCGATCTCTTTCCGGATGTTAACATTCCCGTAGTCTCAGTCACTACCATCTATCCTGGAGCAGGTCCGGAAGAAATTGAAGAGCTCGTCTCTAAACCGATGGAGGAAGAACTTTCTTCCATCTCCGGTCTTAAAAAAATCTCCTCCCGAAACCAAGAAGGTGTCTCGGTTGTTTTTGGAGAATTCACTCTCGATACGGATATCAAATACGCAGAACAACAATTCCGCGATAAAGTAGGACTTGTAAAACCGAAACTTCCCACCGGAATCCGAGAACCGAAAGTGGTTCGTTTCGATCCTGCGGATCAGCCGATCATCCGTCTTGCGGTCTTTGCGGAATTGGATCAGGCACAACTCTACGACTTAGCAAAAGAAACGATCAAATCCAGACTCGAGCAAGTACAAGGTGTCGGCTCCGTAAAAATCGTCGGCGGAACCAGAAGAGAAATCCAGATCGAACTCGACCGAAACAAACTCAGTTCTTATCAAATGCCGATGGTCGTCATCGCAAACCGGCTAAAAAGCGCGGGCTTAAACGTCCCTGTTGGAAAATTTGAAACCGGTTCCAAAGAAACTTCCTACAGAACCTTAGGAAGATACGAATCCCTTTCTCAAATTGAAAACACGATCGTCTCTTTCGGCGGAGAAGTCGGAAACGCGGTCTTAATCAAACAATTGGGAACCGTACGAGACGGAACCGAAGACGAAGAAACGATCGGATATCTCTGGGCTTCCAAAGACGACGTAGAAGAGGAAAAATCTTCCTTTTTCGCGAAAATCGGAAACTTTTTTAAAGGCAAAAAGGAAGTCAGCGAAATCCCGAAAGAAATCAAACCGGCGCTTTTCATCGACGTCTACAAACAATCCGGCGGTAACACGGTTGCGGTTGCCGACGAGGTTCTCAAACGAATCGGGAAACTCAACGACGGAATCAAAGACATGGAAGGAAAGCCGAAAATTCGGCTGATCCGTGACGGTTCCAAATGGATTCGATACAACGTGGAAGACGTAACCGAAGCGATCGTAATCGGAATGCTTCTCGCGGTCATCACGGTTTACTTTTTCTTAGGAAACTTCCGTTCCACTGTGATTACCGGACTTGCACTTCCAAACTCGATGCTCGGTGCATTCGTTCTTATGTGGGTCATGGGTTTTACGATCAACGTTATGACCCTTTTGGCCTTATCCTTGGCGGTGGGATTGCTCGTCGACGACGCGATCGTCGTTCGAGAAAACATCTTCCGAAAGCTGGAAGAAGGAATGGGAGTTTTAGAAGCGTCCGAAAAAGGAACTACAGAAGTAACGTTAGCCGTAATCGGAACATCCCTTACGGTAATCGCCGTATTCTTACCCGTTGGATTTCTTTCGGGGATCGTGGGACAATTCTTTAAACAGTTCGGATTGACGGTCGTATTTGCGATGTTGATCTCCCTGTTTGACGGTCTTGCAGTAGCGCCGATGCTTTCCGCTTACTTTGCTGGAAAGATAGATCATCACGCGAAGAAAAACAAAGCGGTGGAAGCTTTTGACAAGTTCCAAACCTGGTTGGAAAAACAATACGGAAGAATCATGAGAGTCGCTCTGAAAAGACCGGGCCTCGTTCTTTTAGGCGCGCTCGGAATTTTCATTCTTTCCATCTTCTCATTGAAATTCGTAAAGAGTACGTTCTTACCCGCAAACGATCAGGGAGAATTCTTAGTTACCTTGGATCTTCCACCGGGAACCAGCCTTCAAGGAACCAAACTTGTAGCCGATCAAGTCTTGGACGTGATCAAAAAAATTCCTGAAATGGATATGGTTGCCGTTACGATCGGTAAACCGGACGGAGGAGAACCAAACGCGGCGACTCTTGCGGTTGCATTAGTAAATTCTAAAAAACGAAAACGTACGACCACTCAAGTCAAAGACGATATTCGAGAAATCCTCAAAGCCTTCACTTACGCGAGGCCTGCGGTTTCCGATTATAGCGCGGTTGGAGGCGGGATCCAATATCCGTTCCAACTCGTAATCAAAGGCGAGAACTTGGCGGAGATGGAAGTATATTCCAAAAAGGTTGTGCAGAGATTGAAGTCGATCTCCGATCTCGCCGACTTGGATACGGATTACAGAGCCGGAAAACCGGAATACCAAATCCATTTGGATAACATGAGAATGCAGTTGGTCGGAGTTCTTCCCGGTGTGGCCGGTTCCGAACTTCGTTATCAAATCGCCGGAGACGAGGTCAGCAAGTTCTATGATAAAGGGATCGAGTACGAAGTAAGAATGAGACTTCAGCCGGATCAGAGAAACCTGCGGATGGCTTACGGACAAACGAAGGTTCCGAATATCGCAAACAAGTTGATTCCCCTTTCCGCGATTAGTACGGGAAAAGAGACCGCCGGTCCTTCTCGAATCAACCGTATCGACCGCGCGAGAACGATTGTCGTCAACGCGAACTTAGCTCCGGGAGGAGCCGTACAAGACGCGACTCGGATGGCGGACGAAATTATTAAAAAGGAACTTCCTCCACCTCCCGGAATCCGTTACAACTTCCAAGGTCAATCCGAAGACTTTAAGGAATTGTTGGCGAATATCGTTTTAGCGTTCGGATTAGCGTTGGTATTTATCTATCTCGTACTTGCGTCGTTATACGAATCGTTTATCACACCGGTCACGATTCTTTTTGCGATTCCACCGGCGATCTCGGGAGCTTTCTTCGCACTTGCTCTTACGAATGAAATGCTCAACCTCTTCTCGATGATCGGTTTGATTCTTCTTATGGGACTCGTTGCGAAAAACTCGATTCTTCTCGTGGATTATGCGATGCAGGCGATGAGAGACGAAGGATTGTCAAGGGACGAAGCGATCTACCAAGCCGGACTTGTTCGACTCAGGCCGATCTTGATGACTTCTCTTGCAATGATCATGGGAACCGTTCCGATCGCATTGGGATTCGGGGAAGCCGCGAAATCAAGAACCGCGATGGGGATTGCGATCATCGGAGGATTGATTCTTTCCACCGTGGTTACTCTCGTCGTCGTTCCATCGATCTTCGGATTTATCGACCGTTTTAGAGAATGGATCGAATCCAAATTCCGTCCGGATTACGACATGAACGCTTCCTTGGTTCATCCGGCGTCGCATCCTTCCAACGGTCAGATGGCTTACGAAAAAGAATTACTTCTGGCTCAAGAAGAATCTTTTCCGAAAAAAGCCGCTTCCAAAAAGCCGAAGAAATAA
- a CDS encoding DegT/DnrJ/EryC1/StrS family aminotransferase has protein sequence MSSTETEILEKNPKKKTEIEFHKPTLSREDLKTVLECLVEDHLTTGNVTTRFEKVFASTFRFKQVVSSSNLTSAYHLALLALEVQAGDKVVLSTFAPVSALDAIFLLKAIPLVVDLDKNSFHMSAEGLKTALEDSSVKAIILDHAFGAVVEAKRYDFKEIPVIEDISEVLGAQSETFTPGKQGSLAICGLSVDQMITTGNGAMIITDQESLAKKMRAMKAGKEPYQRKEGQPKLDYNLIDYQAALGIEQLSKIGIILERKRKIAQVYHQSISGTSVTTWYGDPNLDTFNRFIIIAPGAYEQVERYFRSLQIGTQRASDEPIHHILELSNSDFPNGERLFQRGHCIPVYPNLTKDNIQRISQAIRRIY, from the coding sequence ATGAGTAGCACCGAAACTGAAATTCTAGAAAAGAATCCTAAGAAAAAAACGGAGATTGAATTTCACAAACCGACTCTTTCGAGAGAGGATCTGAAAACGGTCCTGGAATGCCTCGTAGAAGACCATCTCACGACCGGAAATGTTACAACCCGATTTGAAAAGGTCTTTGCATCGACCTTTCGATTCAAACAGGTCGTTTCCAGTAGCAATCTTACTTCCGCTTATCACTTAGCTCTTCTTGCGCTGGAAGTCCAAGCCGGAGACAAAGTGGTTCTCTCCACATTCGCACCGGTTTCCGCACTCGATGCGATTTTTCTTCTCAAAGCGATTCCTCTCGTAGTGGATTTGGATAAGAATTCCTTTCACATGAGCGCAGAAGGTTTGAAAACCGCGCTCGAAGATTCTTCCGTAAAAGCGATCATCTTGGATCACGCGTTTGGCGCCGTCGTCGAAGCGAAACGTTACGACTTCAAAGAAATTCCGGTAATCGAAGACATCTCGGAAGTTTTAGGCGCACAAAGTGAAACCTTCACTCCTGGGAAACAAGGAAGTCTTGCGATCTGCGGCCTTTCCGTGGATCAGATGATTACAACCGGAAACGGAGCGATGATCATCACAGATCAGGAATCCCTCGCAAAAAAAATGCGGGCGATGAAGGCGGGAAAGGAACCCTATCAAAGAAAAGAAGGCCAACCGAAGCTGGATTATAACCTAATCGACTACCAAGCCGCCTTAGGAATCGAACAACTTTCCAAAATCGGAATCATCTTAGAAAGAAAGAGAAAGATCGCTCAAGTTTATCACCAATCGATTTCCGGAACCTCGGTCACAACTTGGTATGGAGATCCGAACCTGGATACGTTCAATCGTTTTATCATCATCGCACCCGGCGCTTACGAACAGGTGGAACGCTATTTCCGTTCCCTTCAAATCGGAACCCAAAGAGCTTCCGATGAACCGATCCATCATATTCTCGAACTTTCCAATTCGGATTTCCCGAACGGAGAAAGACTTTTTCAAAGAGGACATTGTATTCCGGTTTATCCGAACCTCACGAAAGACAATATCCAAAGAATTTCCCAAGCGATTCGTAGAATCTACTAA
- a CDS encoding helix-turn-helix transcriptional regulator, whose product MSQNENWNDEEEDFPIPVKEAGKTESRLSALLFNLLNHHSPLSFTKIRSLLPDHYQNLENPDSDRKKLSRDVEELGELGFFVRSTQEGYVLDRNVSNRELKLEKEELQVLAEMILRSYQESPSLELYSLSQKLFEGKLDVYPELEMDLKTQKNLSQNESSSSEEILKKLLESLKTKSPIQFLYYKTFPEETYRVEVDPIRLIRKNSEDYYLLAYDRKKKERRRFIIPKISKLESIAENSLYQPQGLKREISQDWVLHPALFQVHDPIEVELICDPEFSYKVRNAISEIPYEEFKRDSFRLKITNQEGLFPFLIEARDTIQKILPETLAQAFRKNVEQISFNYQSFSENV is encoded by the coding sequence ATGTCTCAAAATGAAAACTGGAACGATGAGGAAGAGGATTTTCCGATTCCCGTCAAGGAAGCAGGAAAGACGGAATCCAGGCTCTCAGCGCTCTTATTCAATCTTCTCAATCATCATTCTCCCTTGAGTTTTACAAAAATCCGTTCCTTACTTCCGGATCATTATCAGAATTTGGAGAATCCGGATTCCGATCGAAAGAAACTTTCCAGAGATGTGGAAGAATTGGGAGAACTCGGCTTTTTCGTTCGTTCCACTCAGGAAGGTTACGTCTTGGATCGAAACGTCTCCAATCGAGAATTGAAATTAGAAAAGGAAGAATTGCAAGTCCTCGCGGAAATGATTCTAAGATCCTATCAAGAATCTCCGTCTCTCGAACTCTATTCTCTTTCTCAAAAACTCTTTGAAGGAAAATTGGACGTCTATCCCGAGTTGGAGATGGATTTAAAAACGCAAAAAAATCTCAGCCAAAATGAGAGTAGCTCTTCGGAAGAGATTCTCAAAAAACTCCTCGAATCTTTGAAAACAAAATCCCCGATTCAGTTTTTGTATTACAAAACATTTCCGGAAGAAACATATCGAGTGGAAGTCGATCCGATCCGATTGATTCGCAAAAATTCGGAAGACTACTATCTTCTGGCTTACGATCGAAAGAAAAAGGAAAGAAGAAGATTTATCATTCCTAAAATTTCAAAATTGGAATCGATCGCCGAAAATTCTCTCTATCAACCGCAAGGACTCAAAAGGGAGATTTCTCAGGATTGGGTTCTTCATCCGGCTCTTTTTCAAGTTCACGATCCGATCGAAGTGGAGCTGATCTGCGATCCCGAATTTTCGTATAAGGTTCGAAATGCAATATCAGAAATTCCTTATGAAGAATTTAAACGAGATTCTTTTCGATTGAAAATCACAAATCAAGAAGGATTGTTTCCGTTTTTGATCGAAGCAAGAGACACGATTCAAAAAATTCTTCCGGAAACCTTGGCGCAGGCGTTCCGGAAGAACGTCGAACAAATATCGTTCAATTATCAATCGTTTTCGGAGAACGTTTGA
- a CDS encoding thiolase family protein, with protein sequence MAVIIDGARTPFGKFGGGLKDFTSSELGVITANETIRKTGIDPLEIEETIYGNVIQDDQDSAYLARHIGLRSGLAESSSALTLNRLCGSGLESIIIGARKILSKENNLILAGGTESMSKAPFVLKNARWGNKYGNSITEDRLAQSLTDCFVDLTMGMTAENISKHFQISRSDQDEWAGISQVRAEKATTRGAFSDEMIPVQTKGKKSVLLQKDEQIRGAECVEQLKNLPTAFLKDGSVTAGNASGINDGAASVLISSETWAKNAKLKPLAHILGYANVGCDPKMMGLGPVFAVPRALSNAGIKIEDVDLFEINEAYASQTLAVIRELKLDPEKTNVNGGAIAIGHPLGASGTRVTLALAYELKRKNKRFGVASLCIGGGQGIAIVLENSEFRN encoded by the coding sequence ATGGCGGTTATCATCGATGGAGCAAGAACTCCCTTCGGAAAATTCGGCGGAGGACTTAAAGATTTCACTTCTTCGGAGTTGGGTGTCATCACGGCAAATGAGACAATCCGTAAAACGGGAATCGATCCTTTGGAAATAGAAGAAACAATTTACGGAAACGTAATACAGGACGATCAGGATTCCGCATATCTCGCCAGACATATCGGTCTTCGATCCGGTTTGGCGGAAAGTTCGAGCGCTTTGACCCTCAATCGACTTTGCGGCTCGGGTCTGGAAAGCATCATCATCGGAGCCAGAAAAATTCTTTCCAAAGAGAACAATTTGATTCTCGCGGGAGGAACTGAATCCATGAGCAAAGCGCCTTTTGTCTTAAAGAACGCGAGATGGGGAAATAAATACGGGAATTCGATCACCGAAGATCGATTAGCGCAAAGCCTTACGGATTGTTTTGTCGATCTCACGATGGGAATGACCGCGGAAAATATCTCGAAACACTTTCAAATTTCCAGATCGGATCAAGACGAATGGGCAGGCATCTCCCAGGTTCGCGCCGAAAAAGCGACGACCAGAGGCGCTTTCTCCGATGAAATGATTCCGGTTCAGACAAAGGGTAAAAAATCCGTTCTTCTTCAAAAGGACGAACAAATCCGGGGAGCGGAATGTGTGGAACAACTGAAAAATCTTCCTACCGCATTCTTAAAAGATGGAAGTGTCACGGCGGGAAACGCATCAGGGATCAATGACGGAGCCGCCTCCGTTCTGATTTCCTCGGAAACATGGGCGAAAAACGCGAAACTGAAACCGTTAGCGCATATTCTCGGTTATGCGAATGTCGGTTGTGATCCGAAAATGATGGGACTCGGTCCGGTGTTTGCGGTTCCAAGAGCTTTATCCAATGCGGGAATCAAGATCGAGGACGTTGATCTTTTCGAAATTAACGAAGCATACGCCTCTCAAACGTTAGCCGTCATCAGAGAACTAAAATTGGATCCTGAAAAAACGAACGTAAACGGAGGTGCCATCGCGATCGGACATCCTCTCGGAGCCAGCGGAACTCGAGTTACTTTGGCCTTAGCCTACGAACTGAAAAGAAAAAACAAACGATTTGGAGTCGCCTCTCTTTGTATCGGCGGTGGGCAAGGAATCGCAATCGTTTTAGAAAATTCTGAGTTTAGAAATTAG
- a CDS encoding MarR family winged helix-turn-helix transcriptional regulator: MKFSNEDLKVIGLSCLNVNLRRTTRLVTSFYDFILKPSGLRITQFTVLASIAYQEEPSITDLAKITDIDRTTLQRSLEILNRDGLIRIEKKKIGNVRSVQLTKKGESKLSEGIDLWKQAQDSLMEDLGRTKFKDTLKILSEVRKLPVLKTALEE, encoded by the coding sequence GTGAAGTTTTCGAACGAGGATCTAAAAGTCATCGGCCTTTCCTGTCTGAATGTAAACCTGAGAAGAACGACTCGATTGGTAACCTCGTTTTACGATTTCATTCTGAAACCTTCCGGATTGAGAATCACACAGTTCACGGTTTTGGCGAGCATCGCCTATCAAGAAGAACCGAGCATCACCGATCTCGCGAAAATCACCGACATCGACAGGACAACTCTCCAGAGAAGTTTAGAAATTCTAAATCGAGATGGATTGATCCGAATCGAAAAAAAGAAAATCGGAAACGTTCGCTCCGTACAACTCACTAAAAAAGGAGAATCTAAACTTTCCGAAGGAATCGATCTCTGGAAACAAGCTCAGGATTCTCTTATGGAAGACCTTGGAAGAACGAAGTTCAAGGATACTCTCAAAATTCTATCGGAGGTAAGAAAACTTCCCGTTTTAAAAACGGCTTTGGAAGAATAA